The DNA region tctctgtcctctctctatctctgtcccctctctctctctatctctgtcctctctctctctatctctgtcctctctctatctctgtctctctctctctgtcccctctctctctctctatctctgtcctctctctctctctctgtcctctatctctgtcccctctctctctctatctttgtctctctctctctctgtcctctctctatctctgtctctctctctgtctgtctctctctctgtctctctccagaccgATGTGGACACTGTGCGTCTCCCTTTCTCTAGTTCCGGCGCTAGTGCTACTATCGTCATCCCGTTATCGGGTCTCTTTGACCGCGCTATGTTGGCGTGTGTTGCATCGGTTGCTGAAGTCAGCTCGGAGACAGGTATGTGTAAGGAGCACACACGCTTTCGTGTTTTCCAACTGCACCCACGGCAAGCCTGACAGTGTCCTGGACACCTTTGACCTCTATGCAGAGACTCACCCCTCCCTTAGCCTCTGCCCACAGGAAGGTCAGTAACAGGACATGACTCCTACTTGTATTTCCAACACTGGGCTGGGTGAATCCAGAAAGAAATGAGtaacttctctctttctcctgtccttcctaccctcactctctcctttctcctctcactgtcttccttctctcctctccaccaccaccctgacccCACCTTCCCTCCACCCCGCCTCCCTCCCAGGGGAGGTGCTGGATGAGGCGGTGAGGCGTGTTGCTCCTCGGTGTGTGCTGGAGCTGGGGACCCACTGTGGCTACGCCTCCATCCGGATCCTGCGcctgctgccccctggtggccggCTGCTCACGGTGGAGCAGGACGCTCAGAGCGCTGACCTGGCAGAGGAACTCATACTGGTGGCTGGCTTCAAGCacacccaggtacacacacacacacacaggtacacacacacacacaggtacacacacacacacaggtacacacacacacacacacacacacagattaaccTACTTTTGTACAAGTAAATTATGGATTTTCTTTTCCATGtttgtaatgtgcaataaaaGAAAACATCTTGAAATCTTGAAAAAAGAGAATAAGGCATATGGACCTCAGTACCTTTggactccctctcctcctccagtttcAGATCCTCAACCAGCCCTCAGCGGAGGCAATCCCAGCCCTCAGCACTCATCTGGGGCCGAAGTCCCGCCTGGACATGATCCTGATGGACCACGACCCCCAGCGGTACCTCCCTGACCTGCTGCTCCTGGAGAGGCAGGGCCTCCTCAGCCCGGCTGGCAGCGTGCTCCTGGTCTGCTGCCCCCAGGGGCCCCAgagcctctcccccctgctggaGCACCTTGGGGCCCAAGCCTGCTCTGTCAGGGCCCAGGCCTGCTCTGTCAGGGCCCAGGCCTGCTCTGTCAGGGCCCAGACCTGCTCTGTCAGGGCCCAGGCCTGCTCTGTCAGGGCCCAGGCTCCAGGCCTGCTGGAGCTGAACTGTCACTCAGACCACCATGATGGAGGGGAGGGTTCATAGTACGGTTGTGTCTCGTGTTAGGTTTGACATATTGTGATTTTGTGCTCGATTTTGTGATGGTGACATTGGCTATTTTGTTAGTTGTTAATTTGCATGGAATACTGTGATTTAGTGATTTTTGTAATTCCATCATTTGGTCATTATTTGATGAGGAGTCTTGACTCAATTGTTAAAATTTTTGTAGTCATCAAAATCATTTTAAGGTAAATACTAATGCATATTTTCTACTGTGATTATTTTAttaaaatgtaatataaaaGATTATGTACAAGGTGCTGTTGGTTTGATTTgtggcaacaacaaaacaacaacctcAAAATGTTACAGTCTCTGTCCTGGGCAACATATTATTGAACAGTTTTGTGTATAAAATCAATAACTTAACCACAATTCCAAAGTCAAATATCCTTGATGTGTAGTGTAATCATCGAAAAGATacattaaaaacacatttttactCACTACACGTTTTTTTCAGTAGCTAAGGAATTTACTTGTGTAAATACAAACAGGAGTGGATAATGGAGATGTTTTTAAAGAGCCAGTACGGAAGCGTCTACAGACGAGGTCCATTGTGACAGAAATGTCCACATTCCTCCTCAGGAACAGGCCTTCCAGTCGTTAGTGTTTAGTCTTGAGGAAACACAAAGACATTTCCTCCTTTCTCCCGGTCCAGGGGGCTTTCGAACCCGGACACTCACGGATGTgtcagagacagaaacaaagcACTGTGTTATGACTCCCACAGAAACACTACATTCAGAGAACGATACAGAGATGAGGGTTTGCAACATGACGACTGCACACCCTGTGCTTTGAGGTGTTACTTTCTGTCGAGTGTGTGCAGTGCTCAGGtcaacacctctctcctcccgttAGCCTTGACCTGTTCCAGACAGGGAGAGctttggaaggagagagagagacaactcCCAACTGAGACGCTCAGAGAACCAGAGGTGAATTTACAGTCCTTTTCATTTCAATAACAAGGCAAAAATGCTTGACGTAATTTCTCAAACATAGGCTGCAGTATATTTTAAAGAGACAATATACTCATgaaccaaaaacaaaacaaaaggtcCACAGAGTGTCTTTCCAAATGTCCTCACAAAAAAAAGCCCTTTAACCCACAGGCTTCAACACTGAGCAAGAGAGGGCCTCTTTTCTGGGTTCCCAGAGTTCCTCATACCGCTGGGGGCCCCGCTGGGGGTCCCGCTGGGGGTGGGCGCGGCCCCGTCCAGCCCCAGAGAGCGGCGGTAGGCGGCCGACAGTCTGTAGAGCATCTCAGcagaggggcggggctgggCATCAGCCTTCTGGGACAGCAGCATCTCAAACAGCGTGCTCACCTCCGACAGCAGGGCCCCCCCCAGGGGGCCAGAGGGCTCGGGGGTCTTGCCGaaggtggagaaggtggagtCGAGGCTGTCGGGGGGGCAGAGGTCGTCGGGGGACGGTGGCCCGTTGGGGACAAACATGTTGTCGTGGTAATCGGccgtgagggggagggagagacgggccAGCCACGAGGGGTCTTCTATGTCGGCGAATACGTCGTctgatggaggaaggagagagtgaggacagacggagagagagtgagagagagagtgaggagaatGCAGAGCCACAGaacaaaactaaacaaaaactcCAGGACTGTAGCTGTGTGATGGATATAGGTTTGTGTTTCTCTTTCGTTTACTTATGAAACTGGAAGTCCTCAAACTGAGAACCCAAATGAAATCTGAGGTAGGGGTGCAACGATTATCTGGCATGTCAACAAGAACAACCAAGACCCAAGCAAACTTAATAAAAAGGAGCTTATGGAGCCAGAGGCCCAATCTCACTGAACATTTCACTCAGAAAATTGCTGGATGTGGGGTGACAACAGGATGGAAGAAATCTCAGAATGAGTATATTGATCTTCCTGTTGTGAACAGGCACTTCCTGCTGTCCTGTGTCTCCTGGGGAAGTGGTTGGTCTAAAACGAGCACGTACACACTTCAAACTGCCGACATACCCCACACATACCCCACTAACTAACCCGTGTTCAGCATTCCAGACTTTCTCTAtaggtgtgtgagaggggtgTGGCTGAATGTCTGTGGGCGACGTTTAGCCAAAAGTCAGTTTGGAGGTTTGAACCATTACATTGTCTTTCATGTTTCACATCCTCTCAGCTTAAATTGTGTTAAAATTCCTGTCTTTATTAAATCTACAGACATTTACAGaacaggaagaaaagagagaaaggatgacTGTTGACTGATTGGAAAGAAACTAACTGAATGGAATGAAGGATCATTTTCTGAGGGTGATGACCCTGGGAATAAATTAATAAAGGTTTACATTGATGATTGAATGAAGTCCTGTGAGCCCAGCCAAGGCCAGCTGTTGACAGTGACTTTACGCAGAACTGTAGCAGGTTATTGAAAGACTTCCTCTTTGTTTCAACCCCTCTCACCTTAACTAGATTCTCCTTGGTTTAATCTAATCAGGCTCGTTGCCTAAAAAGAACCGAGCCGAGCCTTGCTTTTCCTGTGGTCTCTTTCATCTAATCACAACCAGATCTCTGAAAgcttgaaacacacacacacattcacatacactcacacacacacacacacacacacacacacacacgcacactcacaaactAACACGCACACAACTTCGTGACACTGACAGCCCAAGAAGTTAAACGTCTCTCTGTAAGATAAACAGGTCTTTATCCTGCGGTGTTTCTGCTACAGTGTGCAGACCATCCTACCCTGATCCCCACTTACCCTCCAGCAGCAACACATTTCACCAGATCCTTTCAGCGATGGTTATAATCAGCAGTGTTTGTTTGGAACGTTCAAAGCGTCTTTAAAACACTGGTTTTTGAAAGAGAGTGAATGAAGAGTGGTTTTTCTTAGCTTTTTGTTTTTTGCTCAAATTGTTTAACCGCACAGGAGTCATCAAAGGAAACAGCACTGACTCTGTAAAGTCTCTTTCATGTAGTCACCTGTGACGGCCCGTGGAGAGAGTCTACCTGACAGGGCTGGTGTTCTCAGTCACACTCTGAGCTGCTCCCAGATGAAGGCAGGGAGCTGGGTCTGCATGCTCTACTGCCTCTGCTTGGCTCAGAGTCAGAAGAGTCAGTGATCAAACGAACCCTCCCCTGCCCACATCAGACACAAGACCGCCTCACTAGCTAGTAGTCTGGACTAACACATTACtgtagacagcaagagagaggccTCACTAGCTAGTAGTCTGGACTAACACATTACtgtagacagcaagagagaggccTCACTAGCTAGTAGTCTGGACTAACACATTACtgtagacagcaagagagaggccTCACTAGCTAGTAGTCTGGACTAACACATTACtgtagacagcaagagagaggccTCACTAGCTAGTAGTCTGGACTAACACATTACTGTAGACAGCAAGAGAGGCCTCACTAGCTAGTAGTCTGGACTAACACATTACtgtagacagcaagagagaggccTCACTAGCTAGTAGTCTGGACTAACACATTACtgtagacagcaagagagaggccTCACTAGCTAGTAGTCTGGACTAACACATTACtgtagacagcaagagagaggccTCACTAGCTAGTAGTCTGGACTAACACATTACtgtagacagcaagagagaggccTCACTAGCTAGTAGTCTGGACTAACACATTACtgtagacagcaagagagaggccTCACTAGCTAGTAGTCTGAACTAACACATTACtgtagacagcaagagagacgcCTCGCTAGCTTTACTAGCTAACTGTCTGGGCTAAAACACATCAGGTTGGAAAATTCCATCTTGGCTCCTTATCTTGTTATTTTGCAGCAGCTGTTCTGTAGATATCCTCACATTCTCTTTCTGacactctccctctatctctccatctcttactAATCTTTAACTATTCTACTGTTTGctaccccccacctcctccacccctcctcctcctccacccctcctcctccacactctctatctcttcatctctcctgaTCCATGACTCTGCCTGTCTAAGACTTCATTAGACCTGGCCTACCAACAGGGAGACCCTAAATCCTTTAGAAAACAATTAACTTCTTATTGGAACCAGAGGAGACctgcttaacacacacacacacacacacacaaacatacacaccgaacatagacacacagacagaaccacacacacaaacacacacacacacacacacactagaaacATGTTTGATGTGGTGAAGTCCCATTACGTGGTAGGTTGACCAGAACCACATCCAGACACCCACATGAAGtgctgtagttactgtaaaaGCTTGATTCCAAGTGTCAGATCTTCCTTCAACCAAGTCACAAAATCAGAGCATGCTTCTTATAGCAACCatgatcaccaacacagacaTTACTGGTTATGTATGGGCATGCTTCTTATAACAACCATGATCACTGACACAGACATTACTGGTTATGTATGGGTTCTCAAAACAAAATCTGTAAACTCATCTGGGGGAAAATAAGACTTTTGGTTAATGATACAACAACTAGGGTTGGACAGTAAAATGTTATCTATCACCCGTCTGCTGTAAGATTTACGGTTCTGGAATATGGAGGCCAAACAAAGGAAAGTTGATTTCAAAGAGGAGAACAGTGAGAGGTGAAACTGAGACTGACGAAGGGGTGTTGAAGAGTTCTCACActgaacgacacacacacacacacacacacacctacgttGACACAGTGTCTAgcaagaagagagacagaagtgaAACATGATATGAGAATCAGAGCAGAGCTATCTGTTCACAGCTGTGGAAACCACAGCCTCAGTGTTGagagaagagtgtgtgtttgtgtaacgcgagtgtgtgtatgtatatgcctgtgtgtgtgtgtgtgtaaaaacacTAAACACTAAAAGGTCTCCTTGGTAAAGGCAAAAATGTGTTGCCATGGGAACGGGCGGCTTTCACAAAGCAAGAAACCTCAAAGACCGTgatcttctcacacacacaagtgccaGACTAGCCAGCTACCTTGCGAACGGAGGCCCAGGGCAGAGGTGACTCAAGCGCAacactgcacgcacacacacagagcaaattTTTTGTCGATGTAATTTGACTAGTAGACTAAATCAACAGAGTTACAGAAATCAAAAAGTTGTACAAATCACCGTATTAAAAGCCTGAGGTGGTCTGATTattgaggagagaaaaaagtgtTTCCTTTGATTCAGGAGGATAAAGACAGGCCGTGGTCAGAGCGTGACTCTGGGAGGACAAAACACGGAAGGAAATCTGTGTTTACTCTGTGCAAGCTGAGCCACATCCAGCTACCTAGGGTGGCTGAATGTATATATTAATGTCTATCTTTAAGACTGAGGGAATGCCCGTTTCAAATATCATGCTGTGATTGAAGGAGACggcctcacagagagagagggatgttctgAGGATACTGATGGTATTTCATCTTCTGTGTTTATGTTTATGTATGTAAAACAAAAACTAACTTCTTTCAGTGTGACAGTGAACACAATTACCAAAAACATTGTA from Hypomesus transpacificus isolate Combined female unplaced genomic scaffold, fHypTra1 scaffold_166, whole genome shotgun sequence includes:
- the LOC124489043 gene encoding transmembrane O-methyltransferase homolog isoform X1, producing MWTLCVSLSLVPALVLLSSSRYRVSLTALCWRVLHRLLKSARRQVCVRSTHAFVFSNCTHGKPDSVLDTFDLYAETHPSLSLCPQEGEVLDEAVRRVAPRCVLELGTHCGYASIRILRLLPPGGRLLTVEQDAQSADLAEELILVAGFKHTQFQILNQPSAEAIPALSTHLGPKSRLDMILMDHDPQRYLPDLLLLERQGLLSPAGSVLLVCCPQGPQSLSPLLEHLGAQACSVRAQACSVRAQACSVRAQTCSVRAQACSVRAQAPGLLELNCHSDHHDGGEGS
- the LOC124489043 gene encoding transmembrane O-methyltransferase homolog isoform X2, with amino-acid sequence MLACVASVAEVSSETGEVLDEAVRRVAPRCVLELGTHCGYASIRILRLLPPGGRLLTVEQDAQSADLAEELILVAGFKHTQFQILNQPSAEAIPALSTHLGPKSRLDMILMDHDPQRYLPDLLLLERQGLLSPAGSVLLVCCPQGPQSLSPLLEHLGAQACSVRAQACSVRAQACSVRAQTCSVRAQACSVRAQAPGLLELNCHSDHHDGGEGS